Proteins encoded together in one Balaenoptera musculus isolate JJ_BM4_2016_0621 chromosome 6, mBalMus1.pri.v3, whole genome shotgun sequence window:
- the CHRNA2 gene encoding neuronal acetylcholine receptor subunit alpha-2 has protein sequence MGPARPALLSTTKLGLWWLFLIPAASVQQASPTQAEDRLFQHLFRGYNRWARPVPNTSDVVIVHFGLSIAQLIDVDEKNQMMTTKVWLKQEWNDYKLRWNPADFGNITSLRVPSEMIWIPDIVLYNNADGEFVVTHMTKAHLFSSGTVHWVPPAIYKSSCSIDVTFFPFDQQNCKMKFGSWSYDKAKIDLVQMEQTVDLKDYWESGEWAIVNATGTYNTKKYDCCAEIYPDVTYYFVIRRLPLFYTINLIIPCLLISCLTVLVFYLPSDCGEKITLCISVLLSLTVFLLLITEIIPSTSLVIPLISEYLLFTMIFVTLSIVITVFVLNVHHRSASTHNMPHWVRVVFLGCVSRWLLISRPLPPLELRDPPDQKLCPSYRWLETNVDAEEKEEEEEGRWACVGHLSPFTGVPYSHGGRHPGASGPKAEAQLPEGGLLLSPRIQKALEGVRYIADHLRAEDADSSVKEDWRYVAMVIDRIFLWLFILVCFLGTIGLFLPPFLAGMI, from the exons ATGGGCCCCGCCCGCCCTGCACTCCTGTCCACGACAAAGCTCGGGCTGTGGTGGCTTTTTCTGATCCCGGCAG CATCCGTGCAACAGGCCTCCCCCACCCAAGCCGAGGACCGCCTCTTCCAACACCTCTTTAGGGGTTACAACCGCTGGGCGAGGCCGGTGCCCAACACCTCGGACGTGGTGATCGTGCACTTCGGGCTGTCCATCGCCCAGCTCATCGATGTG GATGAGAAGAACCAAATGATGACCACCAAAGTCTGGCTAAAGCAG GAGTGGAACGACTACAAGCTGCGCTGGAACCCGGCCGATTTCGGCAACATCACATCCCTCCGGGTCCCTTCGGAAATGATCTGGATCCCCGACATCGTCCTCTACAACAA TGCAGATGGGGAGTTCGTGGTGACCCACATGACCAAGGCCCACCTCTTCTCCTCGGGCACCGTGCACTGGGTACCGCCCGCCATCTACAAGAGCTCCTGCAGCATTGACGTCACCTTCTTCCCCTTCGACCAGCAGAACTGCAAGATGAAGTTCGGCTCCTGGTCGTATGACAAGGCCAAGATCGACCTGGTGCAGATGGAGCAGACGGTAGACCTCAAGGACTACTGGGAGAGCGGCGAGTGGGCCATCGTCAACGCCACGGGCACCTACAACACCAAGAAGTACGACTGCTGCGCCGAGATCTACCCTGACGTCACCTACTACTTCGTCATCCGTCGCCTGCCGCTCTTCTACACCATCAACCTCATCATCCCCTGCCTGCTCATCTCCTGCCTCACAGTGCTCGTCTTCTACCTGCCCTCCGACTGCGGCGAGAAGATCACGCTCTGCATCTCCGTGCTGCTCTCGCTCACCGTCTTCCTGCTGCTCATCACCGAGATCATCCCGTCCACCTCGCTGGTCATCCCGCTCATCAGCGAGTACCTGCTCTTCACCATGATCTTCGTCACCCTCTCCATCGTCATCACCGTCTTCGTCCTCAACGTGCACCACCGCTCCGCCAGCACCCACAACATGCCCCACTGGGTGCGGGTGGTCTTTCTGGGCTGCGTGTCCCGGTGGCTTCTGATAAGCCGGCCCCTGCCACCCTTGGAGCTCCGCGACCCCCCAGATCAGAAGCTCTGCCCCTCCTACCGCTGGCTGGAGACCAACGTGGATgcggaggagaaggaggaggaggaggaaggcagatgGGCGTGTGTGGGTCATTTGTCCCCCTTCACAGGTGTCCCTTACAGCCATGGTGGTCGGCACCCAGGGGCCTCGGGTCCCAAGGCGGAGGCCCAGTTGCCGGAGGGTGGGCTCCTGCTGTCACCCCGCATACAGAAAGCACTGGAGGGCGTGCGCTATATTGCCGACCACCTGCGGGCCGAGGATGCTGACTCCTCA GTGAAGGAGGACTGGAGGTATGTGGCCATGGTCATCGATAGGATATTCCTCTGGTTGTTTATCCTCGTTTGCTTCCTGGGAACCATCGGACTCTTTCTCCCTCCGTTCCTCGCTGGAATGATCTGA